CTTGAGAAAGATTATTTAAACCACAACTTATTCAAGGAAGATAGCATTATTGactattttatttgatttaaagaaatccagtttatcaaaaaaattaaggtcCCATTTGGTATAAGATTTctaataatgttgtttaaaagttgtaaaaatatacataaataaaaaaatgttgtaaaaatacatgtgttatttaaataatgaaaattatcgttcaaacaatattaccaaaaagACTCTAAAATATTCAAACCACATCCTAATGTATCTGACCCGGCCCACCGAATCCTAGGGTTAAGACTTAAGTGGTGTCTGTCCTTGTCATtactctcaaatctcaatcaATAATACCAGTGCCATTGAAGTGGAGTGCACTAGTACCGTGATCGATTGGTCACTTGAAAAAGCTTTGTAAAGTGGTACAGTACTGTACTGGTGCTAGCTAGTCCCCTTTATTCAAGgcttaagaagaagaagaagaagagtacgtACCTCTTTGGCAATATTGGCTGAATTGAGAACAACTACAGTGGAAGCACCAGTTCTGATGGAGTAGATTGGTCCATATATTTCAGCCCACCTTAAAAACGTTTTGTGAGGTTTCTTCTCCTTCATTTGCAGCAAATTTCCTACCACTGGCAACCCTGGAACCACTGCATGCACCACCCAAAGTCCCAAAAACTCATTAATCAATTTCCAAAACATGATCCAAATTACATAGTGCATGATGCAAAAAATTCAACTAGCCCATATcgaaatgaaaaaatgaaaaaatcaatataaCCCAAAAGGGAATTAAGacaccaggaaaaaaaaaaagtacctgGTACAGGAGGGAGTTTGGAATTTCCATTCTTCTGGGTAGAACGAAATCTTTGtatgaagaaggagaagaaaataaacaaagacAGACCACCAAGAGCAACAGAGGTGGCAaagtgtgtagcttggaattcTTGAAGGAAATGTGTTATGCTGGCCATTGATTTTTGCAAGTTAGATAGAGAAAAGGACTAAGGAGACCTTGTTTATTAGACACCTTTATGAACTCCCACATTATATTAGaggtatttttaaaaaatcaaaaactagtattggattttcaaaattcatgaTTTGAAACGTTGCATCTGCTAAATGCAGTTGTAGTCACACACGTTATATCATCTGCTTCATGCATTGGCGGAGCGTGCTGCTACCTGAGGGGCCATTGATTCAATTTGTCTTCGTTTGTTTTTAGgaaattttgtcttttctttatAACATCCGTTATTTTAGAAAAGCTATTGAAAAATTTGATTTGTCCCCCCTAAAACAATTTGAACCAATCCAATgacacccccctcccccctccctaAAAAGGAACGAAAACATTAACCATCAATCAACTACCTTTCTTAAGAGAGATTTTATGGACACAAATTTTGTGCCACAGCCATGATAATATTTCAATTATtagtgattgaaaaaaaaagtgtaaatttATGTGAAAGTGATGATTTACCGATCTTACATGTCATCAAGTTATAACAAAAATCGTGACATATGAAATGTGTGTGACATATGAAATGTGTGATGGTAGAAGAATTGTttgagtattaaaaaaaaaatctagtctAAGTAATctcctaaaaaagaaataaataaagattttaaCCAATCTATTTCTTATTAACATTTCCTTTTGTCATTATATATTTGTTGGAGTTTTGAAAGATGAAAGATGAAAGATGaaatatgatattatatatatatatatatatatatatatatatatatatatatatatatatatataaaagagttgATAGTTTTATATACACATACTTATGAGTTGTAATTTACTTTAGTTTTAGAAAattaagatttaaaattttttatacacTTGCAGTATCTGTTTTGAGTTTATCTTTACCAATATATTAATACCATACTTCTTTCATCCcgaacaaaaatttatgacttCTCCATTAGCTCTAGGATGATTACCTTTACGATCTAGTCAGAACATTAATGGAAAGGAATAAGTATAGTTATATATTATACATGTGaagttaaattatatattttacacaACACCTTAATTCCAAATTAATTTGTAAGGTGTATTTCATtatcaataattaatattagAAGAGACAGTATACAAAATCacttatattttctcaataaaaCATGGAATTCTCTTGGAATTTTGAGTATAATATGTACTTATCTCCTAGTGGTATTGTTTTATGTGTAAATCACACTTAACCCATTAGATTTTTTAGTataacacaaatataaaaatttagagttgcattttcACATGAAATGAAATTAGATGGGGGATTTTGTGCTACACTCAAAAACCCCATAAGAGTGTTACACAATGAAAAATTTACACATAAAACAATAGCCATAAAGAAGTCAAGTGTTACACTTAAAACTTGAAGAGAGATTCATGTTTTAGGGGAAAATCATAGGGGTGTTTTGTGTATTTTTCCCAtgttaaaattaacaaattaacgTGGGTTCCAATTAccttaattggtaaagtctctgatggttgtataagagatctggggttcaatccccgcctacatcaaaaactgattggtattttggtctgatgataaagtactatcattaggagcggacaccataggttgaaactttctcaaATTAAAACATTGATTAGAATAGATATTACAAACTAATGATaattgttttgttaattttgacaaTGAGATGgacataaaatgtttttttttatagataattacaacatgttaCTAACCCCGCAGCTCGAACCCCTTCCCCCCTAAACCCCCAAGCACTTTATACATGGGAAGGTACCAATTCAGCTACAAAACCTTTGGCGATGGACATAACATGTTAATTTTgcattaatatattaattattagattttatggttttaatagATTTGACAAAATTAAACCCGGATTTGTCAACACAGTCAAGCTTGAAGAAAACAAGTGGATATGGCTAGATAAATTTCTAACCCAAGGAAAATGGGTCAACTAGAAATCCAAACCTTGAAAAATGGATTAATTATGGGATTCACCCGCTGACTTAAGTGGTTAAAACACAATTTTGCCATAaatttacaaccaaaaaaaatcaattagcaAAAGCCccatttttgtgaatttttaggGTTGTCTTGCCATTTTAATCGTTATtggtaaacaaaaaataaataaataatagttaaATGTTATTTAACTTGAATGGCAGTAGATTGTGTTAATCTTGTGATAATCGACCTACTAATTTAGGGCGAATTTTTTGTATATGGTTGTTAATATTGTGTTGTATGCAAAActcacaaaaattataaaattgaaaccTACCTTTTTAGtgtcatcaatttttttttttgagagtttcaaGTTATGACATTCATTCCTGACAATTGCTCTTATCattagatcaagacaccaatcgatttttggaGTAGATAAGAAttaaaccctagatctcttatttaaccatcgTAAACTTCACTAACTGAGTTAATTAAAACCTACTAGTGTCACCAATTTGGTTGTTGATATTATAAATACATTTctaattgaaatattttgttagaTTTGCTATTTTATTGCATAAGTTTTAATGCTATTAGATTTGGGTTAGTTTTAACTCAGATTAATTTGACCAAGTTTTAATGctattagattctcaaaaaagaagaagttttgatactattaattaatcaatttttactGTTTTGTTCTttaacccatatatatatatataactgtcaaaatattaattattttatgttcttttctcataaaaactttctttaaatagtttattaatcAATACTCTAATggcattcattagcatttcccaatatatatatatatatatatatatattactatttgCAAGAGAAGACCTGTAATTGCTTGACCACATGCCAACCCCTCACGGGTCTAAAAATAATAACCCATTTGAATTTGGATAATTTTGACCTATTTTTGACCCGTATTGGATTATGTTGATCTAAAAGACCTGTTGAAGTAGACATTTAAAGAATCTCATAAATAATTAGGTTGATCTAAAAGACCTGTTGAAGTAGACACTTAAAGAAtctcataaataatttaagagaaatgctaacgaatgccctaaaggtattggttaataatccatttaaagaaaatttttatgggaaaatgaaataaaacaattaatattttgacagcttttttcatttttcataaaagtggtattaaaactttcctaaaatggattgttagtcaataccctaagggcattcgttagcatgacccataaTTTAATGTGGatgacaacaacaataaataatttagaaaaattcttaAATACTCTAGGAATACAAAGAAATGATGTTTTCTCcactcacattcatggtagacctatcatgaatttaatgaataaACCCCACCATTAATGTGAAAGGAAGAAATATCATTTTCTGTACTCCAAAAGTACTTAAGAAGTACacgaaaaccaaaaataaacaagtaaagaaaaagacaatTACTAAAGTATCACAAATTGATGTAacaatttatatgattaatAGACTTCAATTACCTAATAAATAACTCCATATAGTATCTCGTACTCAACAACTAATGCATGCTGAAATGATCCCAATCGAGACCAAGAACAAACAATGCATGCATATTGAAAGTATATAAAAAACTGGTGTGGGATAAAGATTGAGAAAGACGTACTCGTGTTGATCAAAGAAGGCAAATAGAGAGCCATTTGTTGTATGAGATGGTGAGGAGACATCGAATATGTCCAGTTGGGTACTCATATATGGTCCTCTTCTTCCTTCCTATTGTTGCTAAACACTAGGTGTCTAATTAAATCACCGATTCCCTATGGGTTTTGCTTTGATGCATGCTATAgagtaatctctctctctctctctctaagaaaTGGTTTCTGAAGAATGTATACTTCTCAAAATCTAAACCACAAAATAATCCAAGCTGGTACAAATAGGCAAGTAGTCAGACATGAAGAACTTGGGTCAATTTCTAAaggggacaaaaaaaaaaaatatattctgtTTGAGGACTTGGTGAGCTACCAGTGTCCATGGGTGATCGCACTATAGGTGGCTACAAGATCCAATTTTGTTGATAAATCCAGGCAAGTTCCCACCAAAAATAGTAACTACAACCAAATATATGGTACTATATTGCACGATCAAAGCTATCCAAATAGAAAGCCTGGTCAGCTGCTACCACAATCGTAGAATTCATAATGGCAAAGTGAGAATTAATAATGCAAGAGCTTGTAACACCTCAGTTAGTGTCGAATGACATGATACGACTCAACTCACGCCCATGATTTGTTTTTAAGCCATGATTAGACCAAGACAATCAAAGAGGGGACAGCTtcacactttttatttatttttttatttttatgtacaaCTTAGTAGACACTAACATCTTCTAGTGTTTCCAACGAAAACGCCTATGATTCAATTGAattataagaataaaaaaaaaaactcaagattatatataatttaattaatatttaaatataagaaaaatgtcTAATGAAATTGTTGTCATAAACTTCAAATTGTACTGAGCTGACCTTGTGCTCAACCACAGTTATATAGAATATTGATGTTAAATTTTGGCTTATTAAAAAAGTTgcagataaaaaaaagaagtttaaaaaatcaagattgAAGACCTCAATTTAATTAGCAATACACTATAACAGAAACTCTAAGATTTTCTTTCAGGATTATATTAATAGCCGACCTCAACCATAATCTCGTGAGAATAGAAAGACGGCTATGCAAACAAGAGAAAAACctttagagagttttattttgctttcttACCTTTCTCATTGATCATCCTCGAGAGGTTTTTTATTCCAAAACACAAATATTATCATTTGTGTCGTTGGATTGGTGTTTGAAACCATAAAGATTAAGACAAATCTTCAAGAAGTCTTGGAGTGATTGAGACATGAGAGGTGAGTTTTACATAGCTTTTGTGTTATTATATTTAGTGTAAACTTTTTGAATCATCAatcaacaaattattttttagagttccaactaactttattttctttaggccaaacttttaattttatctacATATACTAAAAACAGGGGGCAAAATGCAAAAATATCCTTGGGGTTTAGGTTAGTTGCAAACTAGTCTCTTGagatttcaaattttcttttaatttcatgAGATTTTCATATTCGTGAAATTggccacaattttaaaatttttccgCTTGAGTGATGACTGATCACATCTTGCATTTGACcacttttattataaaattttcaaaattttaaataaaaattattcttcaacaataaaataatttgaaaaaataaaattgaataaaaatatatataaaatttgttaaaaaagacATTGAAATTATGTTGCATTAAGATGAAAAACATCAGATATATCCAATCTCTTGCAAATGGGATGAGTTTATGGTCCAGCTATTTAATCGGCAGAGAATTGTAGTTGCTTCCAGGATTGTAGGTATTGCAAAGGTCTCCAAAAGCCTCTACTTGGGGAAGAGTTTTTCAAAAGCTTTGCAGGCCTGTCATTATTTGGTCGTTGCAATGCAAGTTGCCACACCAGAAAAAGGAAAACTTAGTTTAGAGACTTGAGAGATCATACTATTAACTCTCTTTGAATGAATCTTATGGCGATTTTTACGGTGTTTCGCAGGCATCTCTCTTCAGAAATGGCTACTACCCCTTTAATCGACCTCTCAAGATATGAAGTTTGCATCTTAAAGCAACATTAAttcaatagttttaaaaaaatgattttatatacgttttatcaaatttttcattataaatgaatattttataatgaacaggtggaattTTAATATAAGGATCAATTTCAATATAAATAtgataagaaaaattgaaatccaaGAAGCTTGCAGCATGGCCCAAAGCCCCAAACCCCCTTATAGTCTCTTTACATTTTgaccaaagaaataaaaagctACCATACATATTAtggttaaataaataaaactcacagCCATGCTTAGTCCAAACTTGGTTCATCTCTAATTAAATTACCCTTCAAATATGTTCTCATTCGAAAACAATAGGTTTCATCGGTTGAGTTAATTACGTTACAGCTCACGACATCTTCTAATTtctaaacaattttattatattatataataactATGTACCAAACATTCAATATGATTGGAATTTTCTGACACTAATTATAGTCTAAGGCCAAAATTAATAGAAATAGCACCCCCAcctctttaaatttacatcgtACATATGGTCATTTGTAATTCACAATTCAAATTTTGCATGCTTGCACGTACAGATGTGGACgtcttaattttctttattagcAAGAGAGGTTGGGAGATATTCAGGGGGGGGaaaaaaacccaccaaaccAATAGCTACATTCACACatcaagcaaaaaataaatttagagaACAAATACAGAGCAGTAATTACAAACGATTTTCTCTCTGGTTATCAGATTTACATTTGGCCGATGGTGTCATTTATGGAGGCAATTGCAACACATCACAAATTCattcatatcaaatttcaagCTATTAACTAACAAAAGTGGGGGTATAATGTGAGACTGTTAAAACTAGAAAATAGagtctcttcttttctttttttttggaatttgaaataaaaaaatgaagcaaGGAGATTAATGTTGTGCTAGCTATCTAGTAGCCTGGGTATATAGGTGGAGGTGGTGAACTGTATTCAAAGCCTGACGTTGGGGGAAGAACGAACTCTGGTGGTGGGGGTGAGAAAACTGGTGGTGGCGGTGAGTGAACTGGGGGTGGAGGGGAATGTACGGGTGGTGGCGGTGAGTGTGCTGGGGGTGGTGGTGATTTTACTGGTGGCGGCGGTGAATGGACTGGGGGTGGGGGGGAATGTACTGGGGGCGGCGGTGAATGTACTGGTGGTGGAGGTGAATGGACTGGTGGTGGAGGGGAATGTACTGGGGGAGGAGGAGAATGGACTGGAGGTGGTGGGGAATGTACTGGTGGCGGAGGAGAGTGGACTGGAGGTGGAGGGGAATGAACTGGTGGTGGAGGAGAGtggactggtggtggtggtgatttcACAGGTGGGGGTGGTGAGGGagatgggggaggaggaggtCGTTCCCTGATAATGGGTGAATTATCATAAGGATCAGGAGATGGTGCAGGAGACGGAGCttgtggtggtggaggtggagagTGAACTGGTGGTGGAGGTGAGTATACTGGAGGTGGGGGTGGTGGTGGAGAGTGAACTGGAGGTGGAGGGGAATATACCGGTGGTGGAGGTGAGTGAACTGGTGGTGGTGGGGAATGTACTGGCGGTGGAGGAGAGtggactggtggtggtggtggtggtggggaatgtactggtggtggtggggaGTGAACAGGAGGGGGAGGAGAGtggactggtggtggtggtgatttcACAGGTGGGGGTGGTGAGGGagatgggggaggaggaggtCGTTCCCTGATAATGGGTGAATTATCATAAGGATCAGGAGATGGTGCAGGAGACGGAGCttgtggtggtggaggtggagagTGAACTGGTGGTGGAGGTGAGTATACTGGAGGTGGGGGTGGTGGTGGAGAGTGAACTGGAGGTGGAGGGGAATATACCGGTGGTGGAGGTGAGTgaactggtggtggtggtggtggtggggaaTGTACTGGCGGTGGAGGAGAGtggactggtggtggtggtggtggtgaggaATGtactggtggtggtggggaGTGAACAGGAGGGGGAGGAGAATAGACTGGTGGCGGCGGTGGAGAAtggactggtggtggtggtggtgatgctTTGGGAGGAGATGGTTTTGGTGTAGGAGGTGGTGATGAGACTCCACACTTGGCCTTGCTGCAATCAACCGGTCGGTTCACCACAGGAGCACAAACTTTAGATGACTTTTGTTTTGGCCTATCTGGTAAGCAGTTGCTTGTATCATCAAAAACAATGTCCTTACTAGATTGAGGCACACATTCTGGGGCCTCACCATTGAAGTAATTGTAGGAGAATGTGAAGTTCACCAAGCTAGGCAATCGGCAAATGCTCTCAGACACAAACCCTGTCAACATGTTGCCTGAAATGTCCAACTCTTCAACCATGGAAAGTTCTTTGAATGTCTTTGGTAAGATTCCACTGAATTTGTTGGAACCAATGTCCAACACCGACACATTTCCAAGCAATCCAATATCAGCAGGCAAACATCCTGAAAAATCATTGTTCAAGAATATAATCTCGTTCAATGTGCCAGCCATTTTTCCAATACTACTTGGAATGCAGCCCTTGAAATGATTATTGGCGACTACAATAACTGAGGCAGGAGAGTTTCCGAAATTATCAGGAATTGTGGATGTGAACCGATTATTGTTCaagaatagagcatcaaattccTTGTCGAAGAGCCCATGAGGCAACTCTCCCTCAAAGTCATTGTACCTAATATCAAGGTACCTTAAATTTGGAATTGAAAGAACAACCTTAGGGAATGGACCTACAAACCGGTTGTTGCTGATATCAAGCTCGTGGAGAAGCGTAAGTCTATTGAAACTCTCAGGAACAATCCCACAAAACCTGTTGGAATTGATGTGGAACAAAGCAATTTCTGTCAATAAACCCAACTCCGCCGGAAGGTACCCAGCAATATCGGCTTGGTTCATATCGATGCCAGCCACAACAGTTTCTTTTGCTTCATCGAGAGACGTAGCACAAAATACACCATTGTAATCACAAACATTGGTACCAACCCAATTCCCTGTGGTGTTCAAAGGGTCTGAGTAGATTGCATTTTTCCATGCATGGAGTGCAATGTAGGCACGTCTAAGCCTAGGATTAGGAAATGTACAATTCAAATCAACCTGAAACTCATAGTCATCAGGTAAATCACCACCGTGAGGATGCAAAC
This genomic stretch from Castanea sativa cultivar Marrone di Chiusa Pesio chromosome 1, ASM4071231v1 harbors:
- the LOC142640440 gene encoding leucine-rich repeat extensin-like protein 4, with the protein product MQTLGCCCCCLLLSFLLFSSFSSALSDKEVNLIARRQLLSLHPHGGDLPDDYEFQVDLNCTFPNPRLRRAYIALHAWKNAIYSDPLNTTGNWVGTNVCDYNGVFCATSLDEAKETVVAGIDMNQADIAGYLPAELGLLTEIALFHINSNRFCGIVPESFNRLTLLHELDISNNRFVGPFPKVVLSIPNLRYLDIRYNDFEGELPHGLFDKEFDALFLNNNRFTSTIPDNFGNSPASVIVVANNHFKGCIPSSIGKMAGTLNEIIFLNNDFSGCLPADIGLLGNVSVLDIGSNKFSGILPKTFKELSMVEELDISGNMLTGFVSESICRLPSLVNFTFSYNYFNGEAPECVPQSSKDIVFDDTSNCLPDRPKQKSSKVCAPVVNRPVDCSKAKCGVSSPPPTPKPSPPKASPPPPPVHSPPPPPVYSPPPPVHSPPPPVHSSPPPPPPVHSPPPPVHSPPPPPPPVHSPPPPVYSPPPPVHSPPPPPPPVYSPPPPVHSPPPPPQAPSPAPSPDPYDNSPIIRERPPPPPSPSPPPPVKSPPPPVHSPPPPVHSPPPPVHSPPPPPPPVHSPPPPVHSPPPPVHSPPPPVYSPPPPVHSPPPPPPPVYSPPPPVHSPPPPSPPPPVHSPPPPVHSPPPPVHSPPPPVHSPPPPVHSPPPPVHSPPPPVHSPPPPVHSPPPPVHSPPPPVHSPPPPVKSPPPPAHSPPPPVHSPPPPVHSPPPPVFSPPPPEFVLPPTSGFEYSSPPPPIYPGY